In Luteimonas galliterrae, the sequence TTACCGGCGAACCCGATCCGTCCGCATTCGTGCGCCTGTACCGCGACGCGCGCCAGGCCGAAGCTACGCACTGCTACGTCGGGCGGCGCTGGCAGGATGTGATCGGCATGTATCCGCCGCCGGCCGAAGTGATCGGTCACCGTTTGCGCATGAACACTTTCCTGGGCAAGTGGCTGGATTACCTGGCCGAACGTGGCCATGGCGTGGCGACGTTGCGCGCTTTCGAAGCGGCCGAACGCGCCGCCTCTTGAAGTAACTCGCACGAGACCGAGAAAGAAGCTGTCATCCCTCACTGCGTTCGGAATGACAGCTCTTGTCGGCCTTTTTAGAGCGATTACCTGGCCTCGTCCCGCTGCAATTCGACCCAATACGGAAACATCGCCATGCTCTCCGACGTCTTGCGCCAGGCGACGATTTCGCCGTCGATGCGGTCGCCGCGCAGTTTGAGATTCAACGACAGCTGATCCAGCCGTTCGCGGATCGTATCCGCGCTGCCGATATGGCCGTGGCTTTCGCCCGACACCAGGCCGTCGATAAGGCCGAAATCGGCGATCGGCCGCGCGTCGCCGTTTCCGACGGATAAGGTGCCCGTCGATGCGTCGGTCACGCTCAATACCACCGGAAGACGTTTTCCCTGCGCGACCATGGTTCCGCGCCAGACGCCGGCATAGTCTTCGACGGGCCGCAGCGGCTGCAGGGGCGGGCTGGGCGGCGTCGGGATGCCACGCCAGTCGTCGACGACGGTGCGCAGCATGCGATCGCGCACGCCATCGATGAAGCCGGGCCCGCCGCGGCGGTTGCTGAGCACGATGCAGGCCACGCCGGCCGAAGGCACCAGCACGAATTCGGTTTTGACGCCCGATTGGCCGCCGCCGTGATACAGCACTTCCGGCCTGCCGGGCTGGCGCAATACCTGCCAGCCCATGCCGTAGTAGAAGCCTCCAGGCGCGACCGTGGTGGCGGGGCGGTGCAATTCGTCCAATTGCGCCTTGTCCAGGATCCGCGCCGAGGCGTCCAGCCCTTGGCCGCCGAGATGAAGCATGGCGAAGCGGGCGAGATCGTGCGCGCTGGCGTACAACTCGCCCGAGCCCGGCGTTGCGGTCAGATAGAACGGCAGCGGCTTCCCGTCGTCCGCATAACGCACCGCCATCTCGGCGCGGCGCGAAAGATCGGTATCGAAGAAGCTGTCGTTCATGCCCAGCGGCCGCAGCACGCGGTCGCGCAGGTATCGTCCGAATTCTTGTTTGGATCGCCTGGCCACGATCTCGGCCAGGATGCCCATCGCCAGATTGGAATATTCGTAGCGTTCGCCGACCGGCGCGACCAGGCGGCCGTAGTCGCGCACCAGTTCGGGGATGCCGGGCTGCACCGCATCGCCGCCTTCGGGATACATCGCGAAGAACGTCGGCAACCCGGAAGAATGCGTCGCCAGGCGCCGCACGGTGGCCTGCTGCGCCGGACCGTTCGCGTCGACGATCTTTTCCGCGCCGAGATAATCGTTGGCGGGCCGGTCGAGGTCGAGTTCGCCCGCTGCGGCAAGCGTCATCAGCGCGGTAGTCGTGAACGGCTTCGTAGTGGATGCGACCGAAAATGCGGTATGCGCGGTGGCCGGCCGGCGCGCTTCCCGGTCAGCCCAGCCGAAGCCTTGTTCCCAGACGATCCTGCCGTCTTTTACCAAGGCTACCGATACGCCGGTCAGGCGGCCCGCAGCGATCTCGGTTTCGATGTCCGAGCGGATAGATGCGTAAGGATCGGACTTCGTCGTTTCGGCTGCGGCGGACGTCGCGTAAGCCGCGGTTGAAATAAGAAGGCAAAGCAAGCGCATCTTGCGCGCAGCGCGGGTCGACAGCATCGATACGTTTCCGTGATTGCGGCTTGCGACCGCTCGATCATGGGATGCGCGATCGCACGGGCTCGTTTAAAACGCGTGCGGCGAAAAAGAAAAAAGGCCCGGTTGCCCGGGCCTGAACTTACTCGAAAAGTTGGCGTCCCCACGGGGATTCGAACCCCGGTCGCTACCGTGAAAGGGTAATGTCCTAGGCCTCTAGACGATGGGGACGCTGTGTAGCCGGTGACGACGGCGAGGCTGCCGTGCGTATCCTTCCGAAACTTTTGGTGGAGCCAGGCGGGATCGAACCGCCGACCTCCTGCATGCCATGCAGGCGCTCTCCCAGCTGAGCTATGGCCCCACGGGCTGGAAAGCGCGAAATTTTAACGGGCGGGGTTTCGTAGCGTCAAGCTAAAACCAGAAACGGACGCCGGCGACCCACTGGGCCTCGCTGCGATCGCCCCCGGCCGCCTGGGCCAAGTCCGCGGTCGCGCCGAATTTGCGGGACCAGACGTAGCCCAGATAAGGCGCGAATTCCCGCCGGATTTCGTAGCGCAGGCGCAAACCGAACTCGGCATCGCTCAAGCCCTGGCCGATGCCGTTCTCCGGATCGTCGCGCGAATAGAGGTTGACCTCCAATTTGGGCTGCAGGATGAACCGATTGGTCAGCAACAGCTCGTACTCGGCCTCGGCGCGCGCCGCCAGCCGGCCCGAGTCGCCGACGTAGGCGGTTGCGGCCGCTTCGAATTTGTAAGGCGCCAGCCCCTGCACGCCGAACGCTGCCCAGTCGCGCGGGTGGCCTTGGCCGAAGTCGTGGCGGACCCCGAGCATCGCGTCCCACCACGGGCCGGTAGCGTGGCCCCAGAGCAGTTCGATGTCGCCGTGCTCGGTGCGGCCGTCGCGGCGTTCGCCCTCGCTGCGCAGCCAGAGCCGGTCGTCGACGCGGCCGAGCCAACTGCGCAGGTTCCAGGCCAGGCCGGCGTCGTCGCCGGAAGTCCCGGACGAACGCTGCCATTCCAACTCGTCGAATTGCAGCATGCCGATCACCGGGTCGTCGTCCATGTGGTCGCGCATGTCCATGCCGTGCAAATCGGGAAATGCGGCGGCGCGTTCTTCCGTGGTCGGTGCCGGTAGCGGGGCAGGGGAGGTGGCCTGCGGTTTGTCGGACGCCGACGGCTGCGAGGACATCTGCGACATGTCGTGGCCTTCGTGCTGCGCGAGGGCAGGCAACGCGAAACACATCAAGAACAGCAACACCGCTGTTCCCCCCTTTGAAAAAGGGGGGCAGAGGGGATTTGCTCTTGCCGTTGCTGTTGTTGCTCTTCGTAGGAGCGGCTTCAGCCGCGAGCTTTTGATGTTCCGCGGGCGCTCGAAGAGCTCGCGGCTGAAGCCGCTCCTACGAAAAGCGAAGGCAGGGGCAAGATCAGAATCAAAAGCAAATCCCTCCTGGCCCCCCTTTTTCAAAGGGGGGAACAGCATTGCCAGCAAGCGCAAGCGGCTCATGCGTCCACCCGCACTTCGCGGAACATGCCCAACTCCATATGCAACAGCATGTGGCAGTGGTAGGCCCAGCGGCCGAGCGCGTCGGCCGTGACGCGGTAACTGCGCACGTGTCCGGGCGGCACGCTGATGGTGTGCTTGCGCACGTGGAATTCGCCGTCGGCGTTCTCCAGATCGCTCCACATTCCATGCAAATGGATCGGATGCTCCATCATCGTGTCGTTGACCAGCACGATGCGCAAGCGTTCGCCGTAGTTCAAGCGTACCGGGTCGGCTTTTGAGAAAGGGATGCCGTCGAAGCCCCAGGTGTAGCGTTCCATGTTGCCGGTGAGGTGCAACTCGATCTCGCGGCCCGGCTCACGGCCGTCCGGATCGGCGAACGTGCTTTTCAGGTCCGCGTAACTCAGCACGCGGCGCCCATTGCCGCGCAGGCCGATGCCTGGGTCGTCCAGCGCACGCGACGGCGTCATGGTCTGCATGTCGACCGCGGGATTGCCGGTTTCGCTGGCCGGATGCGCGATCATCCCGCCGCTCATGTCGTGCCCGGCATGCTGCATGGCGGGCATCTTCATATCGGCGCCGCAGCCGCCTTCCATGCCTTTCATCTGCGACATGTCGTGGCCCGCCATGCCGCCGTGGCCCATGTCCTGCATCGTCAGGATCGGGCGCGGATCCAGCGGCGGCACGTCCGCCTGCAGGCCGGACCGCGGCGACAGCGTGGCGCGCGCATAGCCGCCGCGGTCCATCGCCTGGGCGAAGATCGTGTACGGCCGTTCGGCAGGTTCGACGACCACATCCAGCGTTTCGGCCACGCCGATGCGGAATTCGTCGACGCTGACCGGATGCACCGGCTGGCCGTCGGCGGCGACCACCGTCATCCTCAAGCCGGGGATGCGCACGTCGAAGAAGGTCATCGCGGAGCCGTTGATGAAACGCAGCCGCACTTTTTCGCCGCGTGCGAACAACGCCGTCCAGTTGGCCGCCGGCGGCGCGCCGTTGACCAGATACGTGTACGTGAGGCCGGTGACGTCGGCCAGATCGGTCGGGCTCATCCGCATCCTGCCCCAGGCCTTGCGGTCGGCGACGGCGGCATCGAAGCCGTCGCGCCGCGCGTCGCGGAAAAAGTCGCCGACGGTGCGCTTGTGCAGGTTGTAGTAGTCCGATTGCTTGCGCAGCTTGCGGACGATGGCGTGCGGGTCCTCGTCGCTCCAGTCCGACAGCAGGATCACGTGGTCGCGGTCGGCGGCGATGGGATCCGGTTCCCGCGGGTCGATCACGATCGCGCCGTACACGCCGACCGCTTCCTGCAGGCTGGAGTGCGCGTGGTACCAGTAGGTGCCCGCCTGGCGCACCCGGAAGCGGTACAGATAGCTTTCGCCGGGCGCGATGCCGTGGAAGCTGAGCCCGGGCACGCCGTCCATGCCGGCCGGCAGCAGGATGCCGTGCCAATGCAGCGAAGTGTCCTCGCGCAGGCGGTTGCCCACGCGCAGTTCGACCGTATCGCCTTCGCGCCAGCGCAGCGTGGGCGCCGGCAGCGAGCCGTTGACGGTTTTCGCCCAGGCGGATTTGCCGGTGAGGTTCACCGGGCTGGCGCCGACGCTCAATTCGAAGCGGATTCCGCGCAGTTCGGGTACGACAGGCGCTGCCGGATTCTGGGTGCGGCCATGGCCGGGCCAAGTCGCCAGCAGCGGCAGCGCGGCCAAGCCGGTGACGAACTGCCTGCGTTCGGTATCGAATCGATATCGCTTTTCAGTCATTGAGTTAGGACAGCTTTTTAATGTCGTGGGCCAGGACGGCATCGACGATCGGGCAACCCTGTACCGGCCCGGTGCCGGAGCATTCCTTCACCAAGCGGCCCAGGCTGTCGCGCATGGCCGCCAACTGGGCGATTTTCTCTTCGATGTCATCCAGCCGGTGCTGAGCCAGCGCCAGCACCTCCGCGCGCTCGCTGTGGTTGTCGGACGCCAGCCTCAGCAGTTCGCGGGTTTCATCCAATGTGAAGCCTAAAGCCTTGGCCCGCCTGATAAAACGCAGCCGCTCGAGGTCGTCCGAACCGAACATCCGGTAGCCCGACGCCGTGCGCTGCGCAGCCGGCAGCAGTTGCAGCCGTTCGTAGAGACGGACGGTATCCACCCCGACGCCGGCACGTTCCGCGATTTCTCCGATCCGCATGGTCTGGTCGCCGCTTTCTTTCATTGGAAGGACGGTTATTTTGAACCCTGGACCTGACTCCAGGGTCAAGGCGCTTCGCCCAAACAAAAAGCCCGACGCGAAGCCGGGCGTTTTTGCTGCGGCCAGGACGACCGGGCAGGGCAAGTCACCAACCGATGCCGTAACCCGCCCCCACGCTGTCCTCGCCATCGCCGCTCATGGCACCGCCGATGGTGAACGCCGCGCTGTCGCCGATGGCCCGCTGGTAGCCGATGGCGAGCGCTGCGTGACCGGCCTGCGTACCGGCGCCGATGGCCAGGCGGTTCTGCATGCGGATGCCGGCCGCGCTCGCGGTCATCTGCGCCATGGCCGTGCCCATCGCGCCGATCCGGCTGATGCGCTTGTCCTGGTTGACGAAGCGGTCGTCGATTTCACGGCGCAGTCCGCCCAAATCCAGACCCAACGCTTGGATGCGCGAATCCGCATAAGCGTTGGCCTGCGTCAACGTCTGCGCATCGCCAGCCTGCACCTGGCGTACGTTGGCGGCGTCGGTCGCCGCGGCGCCGTCGGCAACGTTCACGACCTGGCGTTCCGCGCCGTTCGCGCCGACCGATACGGAGTTGGCGCGATCGGCCACCGAACCCTGGCCCAACGCGACGCTGTTGTCCGCGGTGGCTTGCGCGAACGCGCCGATCGCGGTGCTGTTGACGGCCGTGGCGTCGCTGTTGCCGCCGATCGAGGTCGTGCGGTCCAGCGCCGCATTCGCGAGCCAGCCGCTGGCTGTCGCATTGCTGCCCAGCGCCTGCGCGCCGCTGCCCACCGCGGTGGCGAAACGGCCCGAAGCGACCGTGGTGAACGTATTGGCGCCGAGCACCGTGCGGCCGCCGATCGCGGTGCTGCCTTCGCCGGTGGATTGCGCGAAAGAACCCACGGCCGTCGCGCCTTGTTGCGTGGCGTCGGTATTGCCGCCGAGGGCGGTGGTGCGGTCGGTCGACGCGGTCGCGAGCCAGCCGTTGGCCGTGGCCACCGTGCCGAGCGCCTGCGCGCCGCTGCCGACGGCGGTGCCGAACAGGCCGGTGGCGCGGGTGCGTTCGTCGTCGCTGATCGCGCCATCGTTGTTTCGGTCCAGCACGGCACCGATCGCAACCGTGCCGTTGTTGGTCGCCACGCTCTGGGCCCCGGTAGCGATCGCGCCGTTGCCTTGCGCCAGGCTGTCGTGGCCGGCGGCGAACGTGTTCGCGCCGTCGGCGTTGCTGGCCGCGCCGATGGCGACGCTGTTGTCGCTGGTCACGATGCTGCCCTGGCCCAGCGCGACGGAGGCATTGCCTTCGGCATTGGCGTTGCCGCCCAGCGCGATGCTTTCGTCGCTATTGACCCGCGCCCCGGTGCCGATGGCGACCGAATCGGTGCCGGTCGCGGTGCTGCTATTGCCGATGGCGATGCTGTTCAAACCGCCGGCGGTCGCGGAAACGCCGGTGGCCACGCTGTTTGCGCCGGATGCCGTCGCGAACACGCCGGAAGCGGTGCTCGCAGCACCCGATGCGTCGGATCGGAAGCCGATCGCCGTGCTGCTGTCGCCCGTCGCATCGCTACCGCTGCCGATCGCCGTGGCCTGGAATTGCGCCGTAGAATTGACGCCCACCGCGATGCTGGCCTCGCCTTGCGCACGAGCCGCAGCGCCGAACGCGGATGCGCTATTGCCGCTGGCTTCGCTGTTGAACCCCGCAGCGATCGAAGCAGGCCCGCTCGCCTCGCTCGAATTGCCCAATGCGACCGCACCGAAGTCGTCCGCGAAACTGTTCTCGCCGAACGCGCTGCTTCTCTCGCCGAGCGCTTGGGAGCCTTGGCCGACTGCCGTACTGAACTCGCCGGTCGCACGCGTCAGTTCGCCGACGGCGGTGGATTGCGAGCCGCTGGCCAGGCTGTTCGCGCCCAGCGCTACACTGAAATCGGAGCCTGCATTGCTGCCTTGGCCGAACGCGCTGCTGTTCTCGCCGAGCGCCTTGCTGCTGAAACCGACGGCGGTAGCCGACGCTCTGAGCGCTTGGCTGTCCGCACCGACAGCTGTGGTGAAGTCGTCCAACGCATCGGAGTCCGAACCCACCGCGGTGCTTTTGAAGCCATCGGCGAAGCTGTTGCTGCCCAACGCGGTAGCTTCCTCGGCGACGGCTTCCGCGGCTTGACCCA encodes:
- a CDS encoding DUF1249 domain-containing protein; this encodes MRTVALRRKSIPRIGRFGWLMGLYAENHAKLTRLFEPADLAVGAYRSSIGDGLDLQVDVIEQHRFTVELRLTYALADPLTGEPDPSAFVRLYRDARQAEATHCYVGRRWQDVIGMYPPPAEVIGHRLRMNTFLGKWLDYLAERGHGVATLRAFEAAERAAS
- a CDS encoding serine hydrolase domain-containing protein; protein product: MLSTRAARKMRLLCLLISTAAYATSAAAETTKSDPYASIRSDIETEIAAGRLTGVSVALVKDGRIVWEQGFGWADREARRPATAHTAFSVASTTKPFTTTALMTLAAAGELDLDRPANDYLGAEKIVDANGPAQQATVRRLATHSSGLPTFFAMYPEGGDAVQPGIPELVRDYGRLVAPVGERYEYSNLAMGILAEIVARRSKQEFGRYLRDRVLRPLGMNDSFFDTDLSRRAEMAVRYADDGKPLPFYLTATPGSGELYASAHDLARFAMLHLGGQGLDASARILDKAQLDELHRPATTVAPGGFYYGMGWQVLRQPGRPEVLYHGGGQSGVKTEFVLVPSAGVACIVLSNRRGGPGFIDGVRDRMLRTVVDDWRGIPTPPSPPLQPLRPVEDYAGVWRGTMVAQGKRLPVVLSVTDASTGTLSVGNGDARPIADFGLIDGLVSGESHGHIGSADTIRERLDQLSLNLKLRGDRIDGEIVAWRKTSESMAMFPYWVELQRDEAR
- a CDS encoding copper resistance protein B, whose amino-acid sequence is MLLFLMCFALPALAQHEGHDMSQMSSQPSASDKPQATSPAPLPAPTTEERAAAFPDLHGMDMRDHMDDDPVIGMLQFDELEWQRSSGTSGDDAGLAWNLRSWLGRVDDRLWLRSEGERRDGRTEHGDIELLWGHATGPWWDAMLGVRHDFGQGHPRDWAAFGVQGLAPYKFEAAATAYVGDSGRLAARAEAEYELLLTNRFILQPKLEVNLYSRDDPENGIGQGLSDAEFGLRLRYEIRREFAPYLGYVWSRKFGATADLAQAAGGDRSEAQWVAGVRFWF
- a CDS encoding copper resistance system multicopper oxidase; translation: MTEKRYRFDTERRQFVTGLAALPLLATWPGHGRTQNPAAPVVPELRGIRFELSVGASPVNLTGKSAWAKTVNGSLPAPTLRWREGDTVELRVGNRLREDTSLHWHGILLPAGMDGVPGLSFHGIAPGESYLYRFRVRQAGTYWYHAHSSLQEAVGVYGAIVIDPREPDPIAADRDHVILLSDWSDEDPHAIVRKLRKQSDYYNLHKRTVGDFFRDARRDGFDAAVADRKAWGRMRMSPTDLADVTGLTYTYLVNGAPPAANWTALFARGEKVRLRFINGSAMTFFDVRIPGLRMTVVAADGQPVHPVSVDEFRIGVAETLDVVVEPAERPYTIFAQAMDRGGYARATLSPRSGLQADVPPLDPRPILTMQDMGHGGMAGHDMSQMKGMEGGCGADMKMPAMQHAGHDMSGGMIAHPASETGNPAVDMQTMTPSRALDDPGIGLRGNGRRVLSYADLKSTFADPDGREPGREIELHLTGNMERYTWGFDGIPFSKADPVRLNYGERLRIVLVNDTMMEHPIHLHGMWSDLENADGEFHVRKHTISVPPGHVRSYRVTADALGRWAYHCHMLLHMELGMFREVRVDA
- a CDS encoding heavy metal-responsive transcriptional regulator encodes the protein MKESGDQTMRIGEIAERAGVGVDTVRLYERLQLLPAAQRTASGYRMFGSDDLERLRFIRRAKALGFTLDETRELLRLASDNHSERAEVLALAQHRLDDIEEKIAQLAAMRDSLGRLVKECSGTGPVQGCPIVDAVLAHDIKKLS
- a CDS encoding YadA family autotransporter adhesin, with amino-acid sequence MSYTRPSPAPRINRPARLAFAVMLALGIANQAMAGETCAGTTNTTANGVGAVACGTDAVASTDTATAFGGSFGGTATVASNFDASAFGSGAQATGSDSTAIGAFSEADSLFSTAVGQAAEAVAEEATALGSNSFADGFKSTAVGSDSDALDDFTTAVGADSQALRASATAVGFSSKALGENSSAFGQGSNAGSDFSVALGANSLASGSQSTAVGELTRATGEFSTAVGQGSQALGERSSAFGENSFADDFGAVALGNSSEASGPASIAAGFNSEASGNSASAFGAAARAQGEASIAVGVNSTAQFQATAIGSGSDATGDSSTAIGFRSDASGAASTASGVFATASGANSVATGVSATAGGLNSIAIGNSSTATGTDSVAIGTGARVNSDESIALGGNANAEGNASVALGQGSIVTSDNSVAIGAASNADGANTFAAGHDSLAQGNGAIATGAQSVATNNGTVAIGAVLDRNNDGAISDDERTRATGLFGTAVGSGAQALGTVATANGWLATASTDRTTALGGNTDATQQGATAVGSFAQSTGEGSTAIGGRTVLGANTFTTVASGRFATAVGSGAQALGSNATASGWLANAALDRTTSIGGNSDATAVNSTAIGAFAQATADNSVALGQGSVADRANSVSVGANGAERQVVNVADGAAATDAANVRQVQAGDAQTLTQANAYADSRIQALGLDLGGLRREIDDRFVNQDKRISRIGAMGTAMAQMTASAAGIRMQNRLAIGAGTQAGHAALAIGYQRAIGDSAAFTIGGAMSGDGEDSVGAGYGIGW